A section of the Acropora muricata isolate sample 2 chromosome 4, ASM3666990v1, whole genome shotgun sequence genome encodes:
- the LOC136914929 gene encoding tyrosyl-DNA phosphodiesterase 2-like isoform X1: protein MRFQALKPLKRFLCHAPSNYNYKSKRQTMGARCCKHPEPCQTNNKVTVLSYNIWFGEFMMKERMRGIGKIIQERNPDVVALNEVTRENLAMLREQPWFDSYNVLPTEIQNQNSYFVVLLTKLMIHSWKIYPFKNSCFGRKLLTAELRVRIPCNEKTKVVSLTIATSHLESLDYNTIVREQQLKFSLRTLSCFNNACFMGDLNIEQKVDGDVNLPTPWFDAWLSIVGNSHVDENGYTWDPTINPMNKDLNCMEQNRLDRIMCKLCDFRVRNVEIVGQNPLAPGVFPSDHFGVLAVFEPITEAKQIPGTTQSVEGEPEFKRSTGWEKFLRK from the exons ATGAGATTTCAAGCGTTAAAACCGCTGAAaag ATTTCTATGTCATGCACCATCCAACTACAATTATAAAAGCAAGAGACAAACAATGGGAGCTAGGTGTTGTAAACACCCTGAACCTTGTCAGACCAATAATAAAGTCACTGTGCTATCATACAACATTTGGTTTGGAGAGTTTATGATGAAAGAACGGATGAGGGGTATTGGAAAAATTATCCAAGAGAGGAACCCGGATGTTGTGGCCCTGAATGAAGTTACAAGAGAGAATTTGGCAATGCTCAGGGAGCAGCCTTGGTTTGATAGCTACAACGTACTTCCTACGGAAATACAAAACCAGAATTCATATTTTGTTGTCTTACTGACAAAACTTATGATCCATTCGTGGAAAATTTACCCTTTTAAAAACTCTTGCTTTGGACGAAAACTCCTCACTGCAGAGCTTCGTGTTCGTATCCCTTGTAACGAAAAAACAAAGGTTGTGTCTTTAACAATTGCAACTTCTCATCTGGAGAGTTTGGATTATAATACGATAGTGCGAGAACAGCAGCTTAAATTTTCTTTGAGAACATTATCTTGCTTTAATAACGCTTGCTTTATGGGTGACTTAAATATTGAACAGAAAGTCGATGGCGATGTAAATTTGCCAACGCCTTGGTTTGACGCATGGCTGTCGATCGTTGGTAATTCCCATGTGGATGAGAATGGTTACACGTGGGACCCCACCATTAACCCTATGAACAAggatttaaa ttgCATGGAGCAGAATCGATTGGATAGAATCATGTGTAAGCTTTGTGACTTCAGGGTTAGGAATGTAGAAATTGTTGGACAGAACCCATTGGCCCCTGGGGTTTTTCCAAGTGATCATTTTGGTGTTCTTGCTgtttttgaaccaatcacagagGCTAAACAAATACCAGGCACAACTCAGAGCGTGGAAGGTGAACCCGAATTCAAGAGATCCACTGGTTGGGAGAAATTCTTGCGAAAGTAG
- the LOC136914929 gene encoding tyrosyl-DNA phosphodiesterase 2-like isoform X2, whose amino-acid sequence MGARCCKHPEPCQTNNKVTVLSYNIWFGEFMMKERMRGIGKIIQERNPDVVALNEVTRENLAMLREQPWFDSYNVLPTEIQNQNSYFVVLLTKLMIHSWKIYPFKNSCFGRKLLTAELRVRIPCNEKTKVVSLTIATSHLESLDYNTIVREQQLKFSLRTLSCFNNACFMGDLNIEQKVDGDVNLPTPWFDAWLSIVGNSHVDENGYTWDPTINPMNKDLNCMEQNRLDRIMCKLCDFRVRNVEIVGQNPLAPGVFPSDHFGVLAVFEPITEAKQIPGTTQSVEGEPEFKRSTGWEKFLRK is encoded by the exons ATGGGAGCTAGGTGTTGTAAACACCCTGAACCTTGTCAGACCAATAATAAAGTCACTGTGCTATCATACAACATTTGGTTTGGAGAGTTTATGATGAAAGAACGGATGAGGGGTATTGGAAAAATTATCCAAGAGAGGAACCCGGATGTTGTGGCCCTGAATGAAGTTACAAGAGAGAATTTGGCAATGCTCAGGGAGCAGCCTTGGTTTGATAGCTACAACGTACTTCCTACGGAAATACAAAACCAGAATTCATATTTTGTTGTCTTACTGACAAAACTTATGATCCATTCGTGGAAAATTTACCCTTTTAAAAACTCTTGCTTTGGACGAAAACTCCTCACTGCAGAGCTTCGTGTTCGTATCCCTTGTAACGAAAAAACAAAGGTTGTGTCTTTAACAATTGCAACTTCTCATCTGGAGAGTTTGGATTATAATACGATAGTGCGAGAACAGCAGCTTAAATTTTCTTTGAGAACATTATCTTGCTTTAATAACGCTTGCTTTATGGGTGACTTAAATATTGAACAGAAAGTCGATGGCGATGTAAATTTGCCAACGCCTTGGTTTGACGCATGGCTGTCGATCGTTGGTAATTCCCATGTGGATGAGAATGGTTACACGTGGGACCCCACCATTAACCCTATGAACAAggatttaaa ttgCATGGAGCAGAATCGATTGGATAGAATCATGTGTAAGCTTTGTGACTTCAGGGTTAGGAATGTAGAAATTGTTGGACAGAACCCATTGGCCCCTGGGGTTTTTCCAAGTGATCATTTTGGTGTTCTTGCTgtttttgaaccaatcacagagGCTAAACAAATACCAGGCACAACTCAGAGCGTGGAAGGTGAACCCGAATTCAAGAGATCCACTGGTTGGGAGAAATTCTTGCGAAAGTAG